In Gadus morhua chromosome 5, gadMor3.0, whole genome shotgun sequence, the genomic stretch ATCACCGTCAACAGCAGCGTGAGCTTCGACCGCACCTGGGCCGAGTACCGGCAGGGCTTCGGCTCCCTGACGGGGGACCACTGGCTGGGGAACCAGCACCTCCACGACCTGACCCGGGGGCCCGGGCGCTACACGCTGGGGATCAACCTGGTGGATAAAGACGGCGTCACCAAAGCCGGGGAGTACGACCCGTTCCTGATCGAGGACGAGGCGGCGGGCTTCCGTCTGAGGCTGGGGCTGTACCAGGGCACGGCGCTGGACGCCCTCACGCAGGACACGGAGAACTACCTGCACGACAACCAGAGGTTCACCACCAAGGACCGGGACAACGACAACTACTTCCAGAACTGCGCCAAGCTGGAGTTTCAGGgcgtggcgggggggggctggtggtacGACGCCTGCGCCGGCGCCAACCTCAACCGCAGGAACGTCATCTACTGGCAGAAGGACTGCCACAAGGAGCACCTGTGCAAGTACGCCTGGATGATGGTGAAGCCCTCGGAGACGTTGAAGCTGGTGCACACCGGAGAGTGCCGGAAGGACGAGctgtagaggaagaggatgggcgGCTGACCCCTTCGTAGGGCTGGAACATTGGTACGTCACATCGCAATGACAGCCCCCATTTTGCGAAGAATAGGAGCATAGAAATGTTATGTCTGTGGCatttttgtgtttgaaactCCCACAGAGTTACTCCTGCAAAGCAACGTTTTGATGAGCCTAGGTTAcactatatttatgtttattttggatTTGTCATTACCACAACTCTCTCGAGGCATCGAGAGTATTGCCAACAAAAAATCCCATAAGGcgttctgatgtacaagccctattgaGACGCTTAATGTCGTATTCATAAATGCTCATATTCTGTCCATAACCTAGCAATACTGTATCCGATGATGTATCCCAAGAGGGTTTGGGGGGCTCTGATGTTAGCACATCCTAAATTATCTTATCCTAACCCTGACCAGATCAGCGGTTTCAATAATTTGAGATGGTTGGGTCATCTAACTCATTATTCCAAGTTACTCTTGCAGCTAATTGATTAGCTAACGGATGAAAATGTAAATACAGCAGGAACCATAATTAAAATCGTTTTTTTAtgatgaggagaaggaagaggtgaAGGAGTTGGCATTTTGGCTATTGTAAGGCCTCATTTATAAAGGAACAATGCTAACTATCTTTTAGTTCAACATTTTATTCAAATACCAAATAACATGATCACCGAATACCCGAAAGGGAACAAAGGATAATTTCGTCCATCAAAAAATATTTTACCTCTTTCACTCAGATTTGTGGTTCATCACAGTTAATATTGAAGCGTACCTTGACTGTGCAGCTTATTACACAAATAGACATACTTTGCAGATAATTAGGCAATCCCATTTAATACTTACGGAAGCTTTAAATCCTTAAATGTAcaacatttataaaataaaattactTGGCCAGTACTTCCTTTGCTATGTTTTTAAGACTGtaattttaataaaaaacagtTTCTTTAAAAATGGATTTGGATtgcaaggaaaaaataaaagatttctTCATTAATTTAATCCTTAAGAGAGGGCTGTTTTCAACACTGGAACACAGTTAGCACTAAGCAGTATAAGAGGCATGTATTATTGCAACTGTTTCATTAATGCATGACTCATAGTGATATTTCTGACTGCATTACAACAGAGTTGGCAATTGTGTTAAGGGGGGCTAGTTGGTAATTTGGTCACCTATTGATTTGTCCCCAGGGTAAATACAAATTACGTTTTCATCATCAAACATTGATCTTATCCTGAGAAGGGAGGGATACGTAAAGAGAGATGTTAGTTATTGTAATGACTACTCTCCCATCCagccacatacaaacactcctTGTTTTTGCTGTTtctttgtctgtttttgtgaCCCAGTGAAAATAAAGATACTGAcaaaatttaaaaatattttgtaaGAGGTTGTAATTTAGTTGATTATACTTACTATAAATACCTGTAGGCTCAACTCATATGTGCCGTAGGATACTGTCATGTGTCACATTTCAAGTTGTTTTCTGGTGCATGTAAATGTTGTTTAAATTGCAATAGCTGAAAGTGCAGTAAAAGCTTAGATCATTTTTTCTTCCTAAATGCAAATGGCACGTGTGAGAAGGCTTGGAACTTCATCAGTTACAATCTTTACATAGCAGGCAGATTCTGACATCAAAACACATCCAATTAGCCCTTTAAAGATACAGAGCAATATCAAATCCATGTTTTCCATATCAATACTGACACAACATCAACAGTACAAAacaatgtatatttgtgtgcagTGAATTGCTTGTGGTGCgcgattgtgtgtgttggtttgtgtatgtgtttctgtgaattcacgtgtgtgtgtgtgtgtgtgtgtgtgcacatgtatgaggctgtgtgtgtgtgtgtgtgtgtgtgtgtgtgtgtgtgtgtgtgtgtgtgtgtgtgtgtgtgtgtgtgtgtgtgtgtgtgtg encodes the following:
- the zgc:194887 gene encoding fibrinogen-like protein 1-like protein, giving the protein MRGLRCCLLALLATLLGGRGAGCQPIQAGNLHLLTTEEHKLVLNRQMKGVLPRDCHEMLMASSGQARDGVYLIQPGRFPVLASCAMQAGGWTVVQHITVNSSVSFDRTWAEYRQGFGSLTGDHWLGNQHLHDLTRGPGRYTLGINLVDKDGVTKAGEYDPFLIEDEAAGFRLRLGLYQGTALDALTQDTENYLHDNQRFTTKDRDNDNYFQNCAKLEFQGVAGGGWWYDACAGANLNRRNVIYWQKDCHKEHLCKYAWMMVKPSETLKLVHTGECRKDEL